CGCGGTCTTGAAACCGACGTTTCGGATATTGGCGGTGAGCGTGAGTTCCTCGCCCGGCTCATATTTGAGCTTCATCCTTGCGACGACCTGTTCCGGGTGCATCCGGTTGCCCTCGTCGCCAAGGTCGGTGAGCGTCTTGCCCGGGCCCTTGATGGTCGGCGTGCCCAGTTCATCGTACTGAATCATCCAGTGGAGCCCGGGGAGCTTCGGGGTTATTTCGACGAACGCGACCGTAAGGTCGGGAAGGTCCGGGTGTGCATCCCAGGAAGCGTCGCGTTCGACCTTTATGGGATCGACCGCCACCTGACTGCGCGGTATGATTCTGAACCTGGGAGTGCCGACGTCCGCCATCTTCTCCCAGACCAGTAACCGAACCCCTTCGTCACGGACGAAGCAGTTTTCTAGGGTGGTGCCGTCCTTAAGCACCAAAGTGTCGGCATGGGCCGCGGTCGTGCCGGCGAGCAGTGCGGCCGCCACCGCGGCGCCAAAGCAGTTGAAGAGTCTCATGCATCTTCCCCCTTGGGTTTATCTGGACTGAATTCGGTGAAACGTCACCACGAGGTGAGCGGGTGCGCCACGATGATATTTCGGTCGCCTCTTCCCGGTCCTATATATGGACGGGAATTGAACCTGAGCGAATCCGGCGGGGACAGCCAAAGAAGGGGTGGACGCGGCAGGAACCGGCCGGAGGCAGAGCGTCGGCCATCGCTACGGACGCAGATGGCCATTCAGGAACGAAACCGTCCGATCCCAGGCGAGACGGGCGGATTCAGCATCGTAGTCCTCCGGTCGATTCGACTCGAAAAACCAGTGCCCGGCGCCTGGGTACTCAAAGAAGGTGATGTCTCTGCCGGCGGCGCGCATTGCCGCCACCATCGCGCGCGCGTCGTCCAGGGAATCGAAGACATCGTTTTCGGCGAAGTGACCCAGGTATGCGCAGCGGGACAAGGTGTAATCCGCCTCGGCGACCCCGTAGAAAAGGACGGCCGCCGCGACCTGTTCGGGCCGCAACACGGAAAGCTGCAATGCCCACCAGACTCCCAGGGAACAGCCCAGAACTCCGACACTGTCCCCCTGGACTCCGGGATGCTGGCACAGAGAGTCCAATGCCCGCAGCCCCTTCTCGTGCGTCGCCTCGTAATTCCTCTCTTCAGCCTCATCTCTCAGCGCCGTGGCTTCCTCCACGGTGGCAGCGACGGCTCCATCGAACAGGTCCGGAGCAAGCGCGACATAGCCTTCCGCTGCAAAACGGTCACACAACTCCACGAAGAACTCGTTTAGCCCCCACCAGGCGTGTAGCAGCAGGATGCCCGGCCCGGCGCCTGATGGCGGCAGTGCCAGGTAGCCGGCGGTGGTCTTCTTTCCAGGCTGGTAACTCACAGACATTCCTCCACTCTGCAGGCCCATCTCGGAGCGGGCAAACGTGCCGCCGCAAAGGCTGGGAACTCAGGCGTCCAACGATTCGGCGAGCGCGGTAAGCAGCCGGCTGCCGTCACCCTTCCAGGCGCTGCCGTGCATGCATGCGAGCATCGTTGGCTGCGCGGCCGCCAACGGGGCAATCAACGAACGGACGTCTTTCGCGTGCGAGAAGTAGTCCATCCGCTTTCGGAAGGCCTCACACGACTCGAGGATGTCCGCGGATGTCACAGGAGGTAGTTCAGCGCCGCCCTGGGTGAACAAATCGCCGCAGAAAAGAGTGCCTGTGGTTTCCTCCATCAGGTGTCCACACTCCCAGGCGTGGGGCAGATGCGGCGTGTCAAACCAGCGGACGCGATGACTGCCGAGTGAGAGCGTTTCGCCATCGGCCAAGACGCGACCCGTTCTGTCGAACCAGTCGCCGTTGATCATTGCGTTGACCCGACTGCACAACGGCACAGCATTTGGGGCGAGGCTGAGGAACTCGGCGAGCGAGCCGCACTCGTCGGACTCCCAATGCGAGAACCCTATGAAGCGCAGGCTGGCGACGTCCAGGACGCTGGAAATCGCTTCCTTGACCAGCGCGTGCATTTTCCTCGGCCCCGTGTGATAGAGCAGCGGCTGATCGTCTACGAGCAAATACTGATTGAATGAGAAACCGCCGGGGATTTCGCTGAAGGGGGTGCTGATCCTGTAAATCCCCTCAGCGACCTCATCTATGCGCGTTCCGGTCTGCATGTTGGTTACGCCCATAATACCGTCCTCTCAAGATTGAGCCCGTCTGGCATGTGTGAGAGCATCGCGAAGGCGCACCCGCCCTCATTCTGACCATCCGGAGTTTGCCTTCAGCGGCCCCCCCCGTCGTGGATTGGTGGTGCCAAATGGCCGGGTCGGAGGTGCGTCGCACGCAATGATAGCCCGCAACGCATGGAAACGCACAGAGCCGCGACGATGTCGTCCGTCAGGGCTTGGTCTGAGAGGGAAGGGGGGCTGTCGGCGCGACGGTCCGGGCCAGGGGTTGAACCGAATCCACGGTGAGGTTCTCGGTGAAAGGGGAGGTGGGCAGCGCTTCGTTGTCCCGGACGATGCGCGGGCGTATAAGTATCGCCAGTTCCGTGCGCGTGTGCTCCTTGCGCCGATGGCGGAAGAACTGGCCCAGGACGGGCAGATCGGCCAGGTAGGGGACCTTCTGCATCGAGACGATGTCCTGGTCGCTGATGAGGCCTCCAATGGCCAGCAACTCCCCGTCGTGCAGCCGGACTGTGGTATTGACGAGGCGGGTCCTAACCTGCGGCAGCGCTCCGCCACCCGGAGCCTCTACGAATTGGACAAACGTGCTGACGCTGGGTACGAGCTTGAGCGTCACGGTGTTGTCCCTCAGGTTGATGGAAGGTTTGACGACCAGGTTGACGCCTACATCCTGGTTGGCAAGGGTGAAGAGCGGGCGTCCGCGCTCATCCAGGCTCTGCGCCGCGAGGTATTTCAGCTGATCGCCGACGAAGATGACCGCCTCTTGCTCATTGACGACAGAGACGCTGGGATTGGCGAGGATGCGGGCCTGCCCATCCCGAACCAGCGCGCTGATCGTCGCCTGAATCTCCATCGGGCTGCGAGTGAAGCGCCCGAATCGGACGCCCGTTTCAGCCTCGCCCTCTTTGAT
The window above is part of the Armatimonadota bacterium genome. Proteins encoded here:
- a CDS encoding dienelactone hydrolase family protein; translation: MSYQPGKKTTAGYLALPPSGAGPGILLLHAWWGLNEFFVELCDRFAAEGYVALAPDLFDGAVAATVEEATALRDEAEERNYEATHEKGLRALDSLCQHPGVQGDSVGVLGCSLGVWWALQLSVLRPEQVAAAVLFYGVAEADYTLSRCAYLGHFAENDVFDSLDDARAMVAAMRAAGRDITFFEYPGAGHWFFESNRPEDYDAESARLAWDRTVSFLNGHLRP
- a CDS encoding MBL fold metallo-hydrolase; translated protein: MGVTNMQTGTRIDEVAEGIYRISTPFSEIPGGFSFNQYLLVDDQPLLYHTGPRKMHALVKEAISSVLDVASLRFIGFSHWESDECGSLAEFLSLAPNAVPLCSRVNAMINGDWFDRTGRVLADGETLSLGSHRVRWFDTPHLPHAWECGHLMEETTGTLFCGDLFTQGGAELPPVTSADILESCEAFRKRMDYFSHAKDVRSLIAPLAAAQPTMLACMHGSAWKGDGSRLLTALAESLDA